A region from the Eublepharis macularius isolate TG4126 chromosome 13, MPM_Emac_v1.0, whole genome shotgun sequence genome encodes:
- the DDX51 gene encoding ATP-dependent RNA helicase DDX51 — MALFLVHRYAGDEEGEQEDQSQVLLQQLQERAKARQLQKQQQGQPISTELTKQENEVSELNSEKESKQVTKKRKRRSSDGSPCIEGQRKQNRQLQVDGKERPEEEDDSTRSRTPKSRRKSKMPPRRTEPGSDGSSENHLDNSCMAAGGREDSSKTREKESQRREEQKMLNQKGILPSSDVIILGSSHRKVVQKVQPFLPQWLAQPKVIQKRIKENLIPLQDIPEIHSKLKKKLQANGIEALFPVQAEVIPAILESVSSGFLAPRSGYQPCDICVSAPTGSGKTLAFVIPVVQALLERVICQVRALAVLPTKELVQQVTKVFNIYTDGTGLKVVQLSGQKSFEKEQESLTEKTLAGFHSLADIVVATPGRLVDHLQRSPQFNLRELRFLIIDEADRMIDNMHQDWLSQVLKAVYGAEEGTGPGRLFRRAAQEPITAARAFCPQIPLQKLLFSATLSRDPEKLQQLGLYKPRLFTSVYSKTQSDDTEAQQEKKYTLPEGLSQYYVPCNLRSKPLFLLHFLLRMKFSRVLCFTNSKETSHRLFLLIRAFGGVNVAEFSSRLSPGERKRTLKEFEQGKIQLLISTDATARGLDIGGVKYVISYDAPQFIRTYIHRVGRTARAGRAGLAFTMLLKVQERKFLKMLKEAGLPELEQQLVNSESLKPLLHQYEEALAELQNIVKEERVMKRF, encoded by the exons GTACGCTGGTGATGAGGAAGGTGAGCAAGAAGACCAGTCACAGGTGCTCTTGCAACAGCTGCAGGAACGGGCAAAGGCCCGCCAGCTCCAAAAACAGCAACAGGGTCAGCCAATTTCTACAGAGCTAACAAAGCAAGAGAATGAAGTTTCTGAATTGAACTCTGAGAAGGAATCAAAGCAGGTGACCAAGAAGAGAAAAAGGAGATCAAGTGATGGATCACCCTGCATAGAAGGCCAAAGAAAGCAAAACAGGCAGCTACAAGTTGATGGGAAGGAAAGACCAGAAGAGGAAGATGATTCAACTAGGAGCAGAACTCCAAAGAGCAGAAGGAAGTCCAAAATGCCACCAAGAAGGACCGAACCAG GAAGTGATGGTAGCTCTGAGAATCACCTGGACAATAGCTGTATGGCAGCGGGAGGGAGAGAGGATAGCTCTAAAACTAGAGAGAAAGAAAGCCAACGAAGAGAGGAACAGAAGATGTTGAATCAGAAAGGAATCCTTCCATCTTCTGATGTGATTATCCTTGGCAGTTCTCATCGAAAGGTTGTGCAGAAG GTCCAGCCTTTTTTGCCACAATGGCTTGCTCAACCCAAGGTAATCCAGAAAAGGATCAAAGAGAACCTTATCCCACTCCAGGACATTCCAGAAATCCACTCTAAATTGAAGAAGAAACTACAAGCAAATGGAATAGAAGCTTTGTTTCCAG TTCAGGCGGAGgtgatcccagccattttggagAGTGTGTCTAGTGGGTTTTTGGCCCCGAGGAGTGGTTACCAGCCATGTGATATTTGTGTCTCGGCTCCTACAGGCAGTGGTAAAACATTGGCCTTTGTCATCCCTGTGGTACAG GCCCTGTTAGAACGAGTCATTTGCCAGGTGCGAGCCTTGGCAGTCTTGCCCACTAAAGAGCTAGTACAGCAG GTGACTAAAGTATTCAATATTTACACTGATGGGACGGGATTGAAAGTTGTTCAGCTGAGTGGGCAGAAGTCTTTTGAGAAGGAGCAAGAGTCTCTTACTGAAAAAAC GCTTGCTGGGTTCCACAGTCTGGCAGACATTGTTGTAGCCACCCCTGGGCGCCTCGTGGACCATCTTCAGCGAAGTCCTCAGTTCAACCTTAGAGAACTTCGATTCCTG ATCATTGATGAAGCAGACCGCATGATTGACAACATGCACCAGGACTGGCTGTCGCAGGTTTTGAAGGCTGTGTATGGAGCTGAGGAAGGCACTGGACCCGGGCGGCTGTTCAGGAGAGCAGCTCAGGAGCCCATCACAGCAGCCAG AGCCTTCTGCCCCCAGATCCCTCTGCAAAAGCTTCTCTTCTCAGCCACACTGAGTCGGGATCCTGAGAAGTTGCAGCAACTGGGCCTCTATAAGCCTCGCCTCTTTACTTCTGTCTACTCCAAGACACAGTCGGATGACACCGAGGCGCAGCAGGAGAAGAAATACACCCTCCCCGAGGGGCTGTCG CAATATTATGTGCCGTGCAACTTGCGATCCAAGCCGCTGTTTCTTCTGCATTTCCTGCTGCGAATGAAATTCAGCCGAGTGCTGTGTTTCACCAACAGCAAAGAAACTTCCCACAG GCTGTTTCTGCTCATTCGAGCCTTTGGTGGAGTGAATGTGGCTGAATTCTCTTCTCGATTGAGTCCAGGAGAAAGAAAGCGGACCCTGAAGGAGTTTGAACAAGGGAAGATCCAGCT CTTAATCAGCACAGATGCCACTGCTCGAGGACTTGACATTGGAGGAGTGAAATACGTAATCAGCTATGATGCCCCTCAGTTTATCCGGACCTACATTCACCG GGTGGGCAGAACAGCTCGTGCTGGGAGAGCTGGCCTGGCCTTCACCATGCTGCTAAAAGTGCAG GAACGCAAATTCTTGAAAATGCTGAAAGAAGCTGGCCTTCCTGAGTTGGAACAGCAGCTAGTGAACAGCGAGAGCCTCAAGCCTCTTCTCCATCAGTATGAAGAAGCGCTGGCTGAACTCCAGAATATTGTCAAG GAGGAGCGAGTCATGAAGCGATTCTGA
- the LOC129341350 gene encoding uncharacterized protein LOC129341350, which produces MNCSLAYGEFHSNICLSNYLEFCLHLTALFPTCTHPKGSCFNLACGLKVKRNLIYLLRPKEGNAELPTRWFMLCGLLAFSYIPECATSGPCAIGRLLVPWKGTPEVQDTRPKHSLVLDKTCNSHVSLLTVTEAGLLAGFLVGVPGLSVGNIRNIDVLACLVVKGMNKTSKALNNMLQDLKATERATIQNRMAIDYLLLKANHGCETFEGMCCLNLSDHSQTIESHIKKLQDMAKQITISNGWFSDFFGWVGDWFHEFGIWTESSPCLHCYWDLDYCLHLYLCSVHSIHKHTVKICNLFYDT; this is translated from the coding sequence ATGAACTGTTCTCTTGCCTATGGGGAGTTCCATTCCAACATCTGTCTATCGAACTACCTAGAATTTTGCCTGCATCTGACTGCTTTGTTTCCTACGTGTACCCATCCAAAGGGGAGCTGTTTCAACCTAGCCTGTGGACTCAAAGTTAAACGCAACTTGATATACCTGCTTCGACCTAAGGAAGGCAATGCCGAGCTCCCCACCAGATGGTTCATGCTGTGTGGACTCTTAGCCTTCTCTTATATCCCTGAATGTGCAACCAGTGGCCCATGCGCCATTGGAAGACTGCTGGTTCCCTGGAAAGGAACACCTGAAGTGCAGGACACCCGTCCAAAACACAGCTTGGTCCTGGATAAAACTTGTAACTCCCATGTCTCACTCCTCACCGTCACAGAAGCAGGCTTGTTGGCTGGTTTCCTAGTCGGTGTTCCCGGACTTTCCGTAGGGAACATTCGCAACATTGATGTCTTAGCTTGTCTGGTTGTTAAAGGCATGAACAAGACTTCCAAGGCACTAAACAATATGCTGCAAGATCTTAAAGCAACTGAACGTGCCACTATACAGAATCGCATGGCTATTGACTATTTGCTTTTGAAAGCCAATCATGGATGTGAGACGTTTGAAGGCATGTGCTGTTTGAACCTCAGTGACCATTCACAGACAATTGAATCCCACATCAAGAAGCTGCAAGATATGGCCAAGCAAATCACCATCAGCAATGGGTGGTTTAGTGATTTTTTTGGTTGGGTGGGAGATTGGTTTCATGAGTTTGGGATCTGGACTGAAAGCAGTCCTTGTTTACATTGCTATTGGGATCTTGATTATTGTTTGCATCTGTACCTGTGTTCAGTGCATTCCATTCATAAGCACACGGTTAAAATATGCAATTTGTTCTATGATACCTAA